The genomic window CTAACGGGTTAGTGCATTCTTCAGTCGGAGTAATTTTCCAGGATTAACCCATACCGGAAAAACCTGACCAAAACGTGGTTTCACAAAGTATTCTCTGTCAATCTTATCTTGTGACCTTCACCTTTGAAACTAAATAAACTTTTGCACATGTTAAACTTTGTATACAGAGACTGAAATGCTAAAATGGTCAGTAGCTATTTGCCAGGTCATCAGATATTGTATACACAATCatattgtagtatatatatatggccgtgACCATTGAAACAGCTTAAGCCAAAGCATACTTTTGTTCTGCAAAGCTGTTCATCAAAATTTCATGTTGTGTAATCATTTAGGTTACATGGTTCCTTACAGTGGGATAATGTCATTTTGGGGTTGTGgatctacatttcttttttcttttgcgtaTTGTGGTTTGTGATGAAAATGCTCGTCATACCAGGCCATAAATGAAACATGACACAAATTGGTAAAATAGAGAGAAACATGTAGCGTTGAAGATTAATCCAAGAGTATTTGAGGAAATGGTAAACTTACTTTTTAAAAAGTATCAGGTCAACTCTGTAGAGAAAGATATAAGACAAAGAGTGCCAAAGCTTTGCAGTGTATTAAGGAAACTTTGATTACAGAACTTTACCCTGAGTTAATTACAGTATAATAGCAAGTCTCTTATATTTTGGTGTAGGGTAAACACTTTGGGTAATTTGGTATATACAGACCTAACGGAAGATGAAGTGCTTTAGGAAACATAATGGAGCCATCTTTGCTATGAACCGTCCGTTCATTGTCCATGCTTCCCAGAAAACTGTGCGCATGAATCCAGTGTTTTGTATTTAAGCGTCTAATATACTTCCGTCATGTACCCATCGATCCTGCAGATATCGAGGGTGTTACCGAGGGGGCTAGAGATACGGCGCAAAAGAGCACAAAATGCATGCGCTAAGCTGCATAACCAGCTTCCTAGGGTATGGCGTCGCAAGCTGAATCGCGGTCCATCAACACGCATTCTGTCCCCGCTGCGGTGGGACAGACTCCATCACCTCCTACACTGCCATGTACCTAAGGTACTGTGCCACTCTTCTTTTTCTCAAGAATATTCTCCAGAGAGAATAAGATGACATATAATACTTTGCAGTGTAGTTCCATGGGTAAGGTAAATAGTGTCTTTGCTGAGTGGCCTACTCTGCTTTGAAGACTTAATGCCTTGGTCTacggtggggtttttttttttcaaaatttggaAATACAGCTTGAAAACTACTAATATTCTCTTATGCTCACAAACATGCTAAACTGATTGTTGACGATCAACATTTATCGCGACCAGTTCAACTGACAGATGGCGAACACCACCTTTTATTTACCTCTGCCCTGTACGCACAGGTGGCCTCCACAACGTGGGCGTGGCACCTCCTGCGAGCTCTGGGCGTCAAGGATGAAGTGATCGCCACATCCGAGAACGTGCACATCTTGCTCAAGGAACGTGTCCCTCCACCCAAAGCACAAGACTTCAAGAAAGGCCTTCTTGACGGCACCTTAAAGTTTTTAGTCACCCGACACCCTTTCCAAAGGCTTGTGTCCGCCTACAAGGTGAGAGGATATTATATGCTTCCATCACCTATTAAGGTGAGACAGTGATGTGTATTACTAAgaggtttgtatatgtatgtaaggaatATGCTTGGCATCGGGATACTTTACGCTAGAGGATGTCACTCCTGATGATGGAGGTGGGATTCATCAAGTTCATAGGGCGGTAACCCTACAAGGTGAGGTAGTATGGTATAAAATTCTCCCAAGTGTGCGTGAATGGTTATTGGCTTCATATACTGTACTTTTACATGCACGTCTGACTGGGAGGTCAAAAGCAATCAGATCTAATGCAaaactggtaacacacacacacacacacacacacacacacacacacacatatatatatatatatatatttatatatatatatatatatatatatatatatatatatatatatatatatatatatatatatatatatatataaattgtactGGATGTTAGACTGAAGTTTTATGTCCATTATTATCCGTATATTTGTAATAATTGTACTGATGCATAATTTCATTCGTTCGGTTAAATTCGGTTTAAACTAGTTGACAAGAGTCCCACAcaaggtaattgaagaaatttGATAACATTTCTATGCAGGTAGCCGTATACAATCAAGGCTGAATTGTATCACAATGAAACTTATGAGTGACAAACTATGAGcacgaaaaacaaaaacaagtaaGCTAGAATAACTAGGCAACAAGAAGGTCAGCAGCTCCCTCAACCATTAGTCCCAACTTATCACCTCCCAACACCCCGTTTGTGGCTCACACTCGTTATAAGTTCCaactgttacatttttttttatcgtatatACGATAAAGAAATTTTGTATTTGCGATAAAAGAGCAAATTTTGGCATGAATGGAACCCTGGAACACATTCCTATATACCGTGTAGAGATTGGTCCCCTTTACCCAGAGTATTTTTTCGTcaccgttcttttttttttttaagcacgtCCACCTAACCAAAATGAAAGAATCTTCTTCAAACATGTATGTATGCTCTGCTAAAATATAATGCAGTGTATTATGTACAGTAATTGTCTTTCCTCAGAACAAGATTGTGTGGGACACCAAACATCGACATCAATATGTTGCACTAGCTCAGACCATCATGAAGCAACACCAGAACCCCAATTCGTCCGATCTTGTTCTCCCAACCTTCCGCCATTTTTGCCATCACGTTGCAGACTCCATAGAGACCTGGCTGCTGCAGCCTGAAACTTCGTCTTGGCCAGACCGTCACTGGATGCCCATAACATACATCTGCTCACCATGCCATCTAGAGTATGACGTGTACtggtaagaatgtgtgtgtgtgtgtgtgtgtgtgtgtgtgtgtgcactgaggacttggaaaaaaaatacaagcaCCTGAGTACTGCATCAGTAGTGAGTGACATATACATTAAAGTGCTGCATCAGTGGTGGGTGATAATTAATATAATCACATACATTTAGGTCTGAAGTGCTGTAGCTCCAGTTCGTGAGATTATACTGTACTTCTTACTTTTTTGTTACTATTTCTTTTGCCTTGAAAAATTCTTAGGTACGACTACTTTAACTGATGTAGTGTTAGAAAAAATAACCTCAACATAAATTCACTTGATTAATATTGTACATATGAAAATCTGACATTTCTTATAAGAACTTAATTTTGTTTCAGCAAAATGGATACCATGGATGCAGACACAAGCTTCATAGCCAATCAATGTGGTCTCAGTCATATAATAAATCACAATTTGGTCCTTAACCCATCTTCTCTAAAAGAAAAGGCAAATTTAACGGAAATGAGCACGAAAGATGACGCACATCACGACCAGTCAACATTAGAAAGTTTGAAATCTAGATATAAATTCGAAGAAATAAGTGAAGATAAAAAGTCTAAAGCGAGTAATGATATTGAAGCAATAGCTCTCAAAAAAGATGTTGATAATAATCAATCCCCTGAAAGTGAAGCACAGAGAAAATCCAAAAGGCAACACCTGCTCCAGATAAGTTATGAAGATTATTTAAGTGAGCTGACTCATGATGACCTGCAGAGACTATACAAGATTTATAAGTTTGATTTCGAAATATTTGGTTATAATTGAAAGACAGGTGATGGAGAAATGTAAGGCAAGGTTTACGTGTCTGCACTTTATTAACGTTTATGTATTTTGTCATTTCCGTGTACTGATTGAGAGGAACCAGATTATTTGACAATATGCTCCCAAAATG from Panulirus ornatus isolate Po-2019 chromosome 58, ASM3632096v1, whole genome shotgun sequence includes these protein-coding regions:
- the LOC139766777 gene encoding uncharacterized protein isoform X1, coding for MMTWISCTKKVRHCCTAILLITATLLWYDHSLLTLEWQTATAEGERPEDRMEGGNPQPLQNLSHNTSLSSPSKQSYCNISRVLPRGLEIRRKRAQNACAKLHNQLPRVWRRKLNRGPSTRILSPLRWDRLHHLLHCHVPKVASTTWAWHLLRALGVKDEVIATSENVHILLKERVPPPKAQDFKKGLLDGTLKFLVTRHPFQRLVSAYKNKIVWDTKHRHQYVALAQTIMKQHQNPNSSDLVLPTFRHFCHHVADSIETWLLQPETSSWPDRHWMPITYICSPCHLEYDVYCKMDTMDADTSFIANQCGLSHIINHNLVLNPSSLKEKANLTEMSTKDDAHHDQSTLESLKSRYKFEEISEDKKSKASNDIEAIALKKDVDNNQSPESEAQRKSKRQHLLQISYEDYLSELTHDDLQRLYKIYKFDFEIFGYN
- the LOC139766777 gene encoding uncharacterized protein isoform X2; this encodes MMTWISCTKKVRHCCTAILLITATLLWYDHSLLTLEWQTATAEGERPEDRMEGGNPQPLQNLSHNTSLSSPSKQSYCNVASTTWAWHLLRALGVKDEVIATSENVHILLKERVPPPKAQDFKKGLLDGTLKFLVTRHPFQRLVSAYKNKIVWDTKHRHQYVALAQTIMKQHQNPNSSDLVLPTFRHFCHHVADSIETWLLQPETSSWPDRHWMPITYICSPCHLEYDVYCKMDTMDADTSFIANQCGLSHIINHNLVLNPSSLKEKANLTEMSTKDDAHHDQSTLESLKSRYKFEEISEDKKSKASNDIEAIALKKDVDNNQSPESEAQRKSKRQHLLQISYEDYLSELTHDDLQRLYKIYKFDFEIFGYN